In Afipia sp. GAS231, a single window of DNA contains:
- the murB gene encoding UDP-N-acetylmuramate dehydrogenase, with the protein MTFPDITPDLKAAMPQLRGRLLANQSLSELTWFRVGGPAQVLFTPADEDDLAYFLRHLPRELPVYVVGVGSNLIVRDGGIEGVVIRLSPRAFGETGAEGDVVSAGTAALDKRVAETAAAAGVGGMEFFFGIPGTIGGALRMNAGANGSETKDVLIEAVGIGRDGTRQVFSNAEMKFVYRSSGVDPSIIFTSARFRGAITDPEIIRARMNEVQTHRETAQPIREKTGGSTFKNPPGHSAWKLVDAAGCRGLRVGGAQVSEMHCNFLINTGNATGHDIETLGETVRERVKANSGIELHWEIKRIGISK; encoded by the coding sequence ATGACCTTCCCCGACATCACGCCCGATCTCAAAGCCGCGATGCCGCAACTGCGCGGGCGGCTGCTGGCGAACCAGTCGCTTTCGGAGTTGACGTGGTTTCGCGTCGGCGGTCCGGCGCAGGTGCTGTTCACGCCGGCGGATGAGGACGACCTCGCTTACTTTCTGAGACATCTACCAAGAGAATTGCCGGTCTACGTCGTTGGCGTCGGCTCCAACCTGATCGTGCGCGACGGCGGTATCGAAGGCGTCGTGATCCGGCTGTCGCCGCGCGCGTTCGGCGAAACCGGCGCCGAGGGCGACGTCGTCAGTGCAGGAACGGCCGCGCTCGACAAGCGCGTGGCGGAAACCGCGGCGGCCGCCGGTGTCGGCGGCATGGAGTTCTTCTTCGGCATTCCCGGCACCATCGGCGGCGCGCTGCGCATGAACGCCGGGGCCAACGGCAGCGAGACCAAGGACGTCCTGATCGAGGCGGTCGGCATCGGCCGCGACGGCACCCGGCAAGTGTTCAGCAATGCCGAGATGAAATTCGTCTACCGCAGCAGCGGCGTCGATCCCTCGATCATCTTTACGTCGGCGCGTTTTCGCGGCGCCATCACTGATCCCGAGATCATTCGCGCGCGGATGAATGAGGTGCAGACCCATCGCGAGACCGCGCAACCGATCCGCGAAAAGACCGGCGGTTCGACCTTCAAGAACCCGCCCGGCCACAGCGCGTGGAAACTGGTCGACGCAGCCGGCTGCCGTGGTCTGCGTGTCGGCGGCGCGCAGGTTTCGGAAATGCACTGTAACTTTCTCATCAACACTGGCAACGCCACCGGGCATGATATTGAAACACTGGGCGAAACCGTACGTGAACGGGTTAAAGCGAATTCGGGAATCGAGCTACATTGGGAAATCAAGCGGATCGGGATTTCAAAGTAA
- a CDS encoding GIY-YIG nuclease family protein, which translates to MAGLVPAIHVLQTNRMKGGYVYILTNAPDGILYVGVTSDLFRRIFEHRSGFVAGFTKRYGLKRLVYFEQFDDIRDAIQREHNIKHWPRAWKIRKIVAMNPDWDDLYDTITK; encoded by the coding sequence ATGGCCGGGCTTGTCCCGGCCATCCACGTCTTGCAGACTAACCGCATGAAAGGCGGCTACGTATATATTCTGACCAACGCGCCGGACGGCATCCTTTACGTCGGCGTAACGAGCGACCTTTTCCGTCGAATATTCGAACATCGTTCCGGCTTCGTTGCCGGGTTCACCAAGCGCTACGGATTGAAGCGATTGGTCTACTTCGAGCAGTTCGACGATATCCGGGACGCCATTCAACGCGAGCACAACATCAAACATTGGCCGCGCGCGTGGAAGATTCGGAAGATTGTCGCGATGAATCCGGATTGGGACGACCTCTACGATACCATCACGAAGTAA
- the murC gene encoding UDP-N-acetylmuramate--L-alanine ligase, which yields MRLPREIGPIHFVGIGGIGMSGIAEVLCNLGYTVQGSDASESGNVARLREKGVKVSVGHKAENVDGADVVVVSTAIKRDNPELMAARAQRIPVVRRAEMLAELMRLKSCVAIAGTHGKTTTTTMVATLLSDLDPTVINGGIINAYGSNARLGAGDWMVVEADESDGTFLKLPSDVVIVTNIDPEHLDHFKTFEAIQDAFRNFVENVPFYGFAVMCTDHPVVQTLVGKIEDRRIITYGENPQADARLVDLTPMGGGSRFKVVFRNRKTDATHEISDIMLPMPGRHNALNATAAIAVAHELGIPDDAICKALAGFGGVKRRFTKTGEWNGVTVIDDYGHHPVEIAAVLKAARESTNGKIVAVVQPHRYTRLQSLFEEFCTCFNDADAVVVADVYPAGEAPIPGIDRDHFVLGLRAHGHREVIPLPSAGELARIVHGHAGRGDLVVCLGAGSITQWAYALPGELKALG from the coding sequence ATGAGACTGCCGCGCGAGATCGGACCCATTCACTTCGTCGGGATCGGCGGCATCGGCATGAGCGGCATCGCCGAGGTGCTGTGCAATCTCGGCTACACGGTGCAAGGCTCGGACGCCTCCGAAAGCGGCAACGTCGCGCGGCTGCGGGAGAAGGGCGTCAAGGTTTCGGTCGGCCACAAGGCCGAGAATGTCGACGGCGCCGACGTCGTCGTGGTCTCGACCGCGATCAAGCGCGACAATCCCGAACTGATGGCGGCGCGCGCCCAGCGCATTCCGGTGGTGCGCCGTGCCGAAATGCTGGCCGAACTGATGCGGCTGAAGAGCTGCGTCGCGATCGCCGGCACCCACGGCAAGACCACGACGACCACGATGGTGGCAACGCTGCTCAGCGATCTCGATCCGACCGTCATCAACGGCGGCATCATCAATGCCTATGGCTCCAATGCGCGGCTCGGCGCCGGTGACTGGATGGTGGTGGAGGCCGACGAAAGCGACGGTACCTTCCTGAAACTGCCGTCCGACGTCGTCATCGTTACCAATATCGACCCCGAGCATCTCGACCACTTCAAGACGTTTGAGGCGATCCAGGACGCGTTCCGGAATTTCGTCGAGAACGTGCCGTTCTACGGCTTTGCGGTGATGTGCACCGATCATCCCGTGGTACAGACTCTCGTCGGCAAGATCGAAGACCGCCGCATCATCACCTACGGCGAAAACCCGCAGGCCGATGCAAGGCTGGTCGATCTGACGCCGATGGGCGGCGGCTCCAGGTTCAAGGTCGTGTTCCGCAACCGCAAGACCGACGCCACGCACGAGATATCGGACATCATGCTGCCGATGCCGGGACGGCACAACGCCTTGAACGCCACCGCGGCGATCGCGGTTGCCCACGAGCTCGGCATTCCCGACGACGCCATCTGCAAGGCGCTTGCGGGCTTCGGCGGTGTCAAGCGCCGCTTCACCAAAACCGGCGAGTGGAACGGCGTCACCGTCATTGATGACTACGGCCATCACCCCGTCGAGATCGCGGCCGTGCTGAAGGCGGCACGCGAATCCACCAATGGCAAGATCGTCGCCGTGGTGCAGCCGCATCGCTATACCCGCCTGCAATCGCTGTTCGAGGAATTTTGCACCTGCTTCAACGATGCCGACGCGGTCGTGGTCGCCGACGTCTATCCGGCCGGCGAAGCGCCGATCCCGGGCATCGACCGCGACCATTTCGTGCTGGGCCTGCGCGCGCACGGCCATCGCGAAGTGATCCCGCTGCCGAGCGCCGGCGAACTCGCCAGGATCGTTCACGGCCATGCCGGCCGCGGCGATCTGGTCGTCTGCCTCGGCGCCGGCAGCATCACGCAATGGGCCTACGCGCTGCCCGGCGAATTGAAGGCGCTGGGGTGA
- the murG gene encoding undecaprenyldiphospho-muramoylpentapeptide beta-N-acetylglucosaminyltransferase, which produces MIDTPLILLAAGGTGGHLFPAEALGVELIKRGLRVRLATDARALRYSGLFTPENIDVVPSETVRGRDPVSLARTAFMLGYGTLVAVNLVRRLKPSAVVGFGGYPTVPPLMAAKLLGISSVIHDANAVLGRANRFLSGRVNAIATSLPGVLDRDPALASKTTTVGTPMRPAVLAAAAVPFVSPEANGPLRLLVVGGSQGARVMSDIVPPAIERLEPALWSRLVLTQQVRDEDMARVRAVYDRLKIKAELAPFFGDLPARLASSHLVVSRSGAGTVAELAAIGRPSILVPLPGAIDQDQFANAGVLSQADAALRIAQSEFTPDRLASEISALAAEPARLAAMATNARKAGRLDAAERLADLVMKVAGI; this is translated from the coding sequence ATGATCGACACCCCTCTGATCCTTCTGGCTGCCGGCGGCACCGGCGGCCATCTGTTTCCGGCCGAGGCGCTCGGCGTCGAACTGATCAAACGAGGCCTGCGCGTGCGGCTCGCAACCGACGCGCGGGCGCTGCGCTACAGCGGGCTGTTCACCCCTGAAAATATCGACGTGGTGCCGAGCGAGACCGTGCGCGGCCGCGATCCGGTGTCGCTGGCGCGCACCGCCTTCATGCTCGGCTACGGCACGCTGGTAGCGGTCAATCTGGTGCGGCGGCTGAAACCGTCCGCCGTGGTCGGCTTCGGCGGCTATCCGACCGTGCCGCCATTGATGGCCGCAAAACTGCTCGGCATATCCAGCGTCATTCACGACGCCAACGCCGTGCTCGGCCGCGCCAATCGCTTTCTCTCCGGCCGCGTCAACGCGATTGCGACCTCGCTGCCCGGCGTGCTCGATCGCGATCCGGCGCTCGCCAGCAAGACCACCACCGTCGGCACGCCGATGCGCCCCGCCGTCCTTGCCGCCGCGGCGGTGCCGTTTGTATCGCCTGAGGCGAACGGGCCACTGCGCCTGCTGGTGGTCGGCGGCAGCCAGGGCGCGCGGGTGATGAGCGACATTGTGCCGCCAGCGATCGAGCGGCTGGAGCCGGCGCTGTGGAGCCGCCTGGTTCTGACGCAGCAGGTGCGCGACGAAGACATGGCGCGGGTGCGCGCGGTCTATGACCGGCTCAAGATCAAGGCCGAACTGGCGCCGTTCTTCGGCGATCTGCCGGCGCGGCTGGCCTCGAGCCATCTGGTAGTGTCGCGCTCCGGCGCCGGCACGGTGGCCGAACTCGCCGCGATCGGCCGGCCCTCGATCCTGGTGCCGCTGCCCGGCGCGATCGACCAGGACCAGTTCGCCAATGCCGGCGTGTTGTCGCAGGCCGACGCGGCGTTGCGGATCGCGCAGAGCGAATTCACCCCGGACCGGCTGGCGTCGGAAATTTCAGCGCTTGCCGCCGAACCGGCGCGGCTGGCCGCGATGGCGACCAATGCCCGCAAGGCTGGCCGGCTCGACGCCGCCGAGCGGCTGGCCGATCTGGTGATGAAAGTGGCCGGAATCTAG
- the ftsW gene encoding putative lipid II flippase FtsW — MLARDQRTPFSEWWWTVDKLLLAAISALMLAGIILSLAASPPVATRIGLDPFHFFSRHVMFLLPSFMVLIAVSFMSPKAIRRSALLVFAVSIVLIVVTLAFGPEVKGSRRWITLLGVNIQASESAKPAFVVIAAWLFAESTKRPEMPATSMAIVLLLMVVSLLVMEPDFGQTMLLLMVWGALFFIAGMRMIWVVGLAGAASAGLFGAYLLVPHVAGRIKRFMNPGSGDTFQVDTAMEAFWNGGWFGLGPGEGIAKRSLPDSHTDFVFAVAAEEFGIILCLALVALFAFIVIRTLLRAYRSEDMFSRFAASGLAILFGVQGAINMAVNLQLIPAKGMTLPFISYGGSSIVSLAYGVGMMLALTRLRPRTEVESMNDATAARGYA, encoded by the coding sequence ATGCTCGCCCGTGACCAACGCACCCCGTTTTCGGAATGGTGGTGGACCGTGGACAAGCTGCTGCTTGCCGCGATCTCCGCGCTGATGCTGGCTGGAATCATCCTGTCGCTGGCGGCTAGCCCGCCGGTGGCGACGCGCATCGGGCTCGACCCGTTCCACTTCTTCAGCCGGCACGTGATGTTCCTGCTGCCGTCGTTCATGGTGCTGATCGCAGTGTCGTTCATGTCGCCGAAGGCGATCCGGCGCAGTGCGCTGTTGGTGTTCGCGGTCTCGATCGTTCTGATCGTGGTGACGCTGGCGTTCGGTCCCGAAGTGAAGGGCTCGCGGCGCTGGATCACGCTGCTCGGCGTCAACATCCAGGCTTCCGAATCCGCCAAACCTGCTTTCGTAGTGATCGCCGCGTGGCTGTTTGCGGAATCGACCAAGCGGCCGGAGATGCCGGCGACCTCGATGGCGATCGTGCTGCTGCTGATGGTGGTGTCGCTCCTGGTGATGGAGCCCGACTTCGGCCAGACCATGCTGCTCTTGATGGTGTGGGGCGCGCTGTTCTTCATCGCCGGCATGCGGATGATCTGGGTGGTCGGCCTCGCCGGCGCCGCCAGCGCCGGATTGTTCGGCGCTTATCTTTTGGTCCCGCACGTCGCGGGCCGTATCAAGCGCTTCATGAACCCGGGCTCGGGCGACACCTTTCAGGTCGATACCGCGATGGAAGCGTTCTGGAATGGCGGCTGGTTCGGCCTTGGCCCCGGCGAAGGCATCGCCAAGCGCAGCCTGCCGGACAGCCATACCGACTTCGTGTTCGCGGTGGCGGCCGAAGAATTCGGCATCATTCTCTGCCTGGCGCTGGTGGCTTTGTTCGCCTTCATCGTGATCCGCACGCTGCTCCGCGCCTACCGCAGCGAGGACATGTTCTCGCGTTTTGCGGCTTCCGGCCTCGCCATCCTGTTCGGCGTGCAGGGTGCGATCAACATGGCGGTCAATCTGCAACTGATCCCCGCCAAGGGCATGACCTTGCCGTTCATCTCCTATGGCGGCTCGTCGATCGTCTCGCTGGCTTACGGCGTCGGCATGATGCTGGCGCTGACGCGGCTGCGGCCGCGCACCGAAGTGGAATCGATGAACGACGCCACTGCGGCGCGTGGTTACGCGTGA
- a CDS encoding ABC transporter substrate-binding protein yields MPTSRRALLKNSAAAAAVASLDWTRAQAQAETVRIGTIYDLTGPFAAGGSVASSVGTQIAIDLVNEKGGVGGKYKVAPVNADSQSKPDVAINEASRLIDQEKVDIILGVFASSHAVPLSAKVEQQKKILWITTAVSTAVFKDKNLQYVFRAQIHSDQYGQAFAGFLAEHAKAKLGMEPKDVKVGLIHEDGPYGVGVAAADEAYAKEAGLQVVLKEGYSASAPDLSVLITKLKRAKVDVISHAGYNPDITLLLRQARESGLRFKMLFGNGAGYSQLDKLRAAFGADIDNFCNIDPVPAQLLDASKLAPGIGDLTKIMVTRYKEKTGATDVPPHCSMGFNQTWVLLNNVLPVAKEKYGGFDPDAIRKAALDVDIPPGGTIQGYGVKFYKPGTQLAGQNERSTPVVMQNAGEHISVVWPTNIQTQDPVFPLPKSSVYAA; encoded by the coding sequence ATGCCGACTTCACGACGAGCGCTGCTGAAGAATTCCGCCGCCGCTGCCGCGGTAGCGAGCCTCGATTGGACGCGCGCGCAGGCGCAAGCCGAAACGGTGCGCATCGGCACGATCTACGACCTGACCGGCCCGTTCGCGGCCGGCGGCTCGGTCGCCTCCTCGGTCGGTACGCAAATCGCGATCGACCTCGTCAACGAGAAGGGCGGCGTCGGCGGCAAGTACAAGGTCGCCCCTGTCAACGCCGATTCCCAGAGCAAGCCTGATGTGGCGATCAACGAAGCCTCACGCCTGATCGACCAGGAGAAGGTCGACATCATCCTCGGCGTTTTTGCGAGCTCGCACGCGGTCCCGCTGTCGGCGAAGGTCGAACAGCAGAAGAAGATCCTCTGGATCACGACAGCGGTTTCGACCGCCGTGTTCAAGGACAAGAACCTGCAATACGTGTTCCGCGCGCAGATTCATTCCGATCAGTACGGCCAGGCCTTTGCCGGCTTCCTCGCCGAACACGCCAAGGCCAAGCTCGGCATGGAGCCCAAGGACGTCAAGGTTGGGCTGATTCACGAAGACGGTCCCTACGGCGTCGGTGTCGCCGCCGCCGACGAGGCCTATGCCAAGGAAGCCGGACTGCAGGTCGTGCTCAAGGAGGGTTATTCGGCGTCCGCGCCCGACCTCTCGGTGCTGATCACCAAGCTCAAGCGCGCCAAGGTCGACGTGATCTCGCACGCCGGATACAATCCCGACATCACTTTGTTGCTGCGCCAGGCGCGCGAGAGCGGTCTTCGTTTCAAGATGCTGTTCGGCAACGGCGCAGGCTATAGCCAGCTCGACAAGCTGCGCGCGGCCTTCGGCGCCGACATCGACAACTTCTGCAATATCGATCCGGTGCCGGCGCAATTGCTCGACGCTTCCAAACTGGCGCCCGGGATCGGCGATCTCACCAAGATCATGGTCACACGCTACAAAGAGAAGACCGGCGCGACCGACGTTCCACCGCATTGTTCGATGGGCTTCAACCAGACCTGGGTCCTGCTCAACAACGTGCTGCCCGTCGCCAAGGAAAAATATGGCGGCTTCGACCCCGATGCCATTCGCAAGGCGGCGCTCGACGTCGACATCCCGCCGGGCGGCACGATCCAGGGCTATGGCGTCAAATTCTACAAGCCGGGGACGCAGCTCGCCGGCCAGAACGAGCGCTCGACACCGGTCGTGATGCAAAACGCCGGCGAACATATCTCGGTGGTCTGGCCGACCAATATCCAGACCCAGGATCCGGTTTTCCCGCTGCCGAAATCGTCGGTGTATGCGGCGTAG
- a CDS encoding Gfo/Idh/MocA family protein, with the protein MTKIRIGLAGCGFVSELHMHAYRRVYGVNVEVKAVAARGDHVVEFARRHHIPTAYRSFGDLIADREIDVVDICTPPNLHASMIVEAMQVGKHVICEKPFSGYFGHDGDRAPIGRHVPKARMYQRVLEEMEATRAAINRTGKLFMYAEDWIYAPAVTKTVEMLKATKDKILFMKGEESHSGSHAAHAAQWAMTGGGSLIRMGCHPLSAVLYLKQVEAKARGETIGVASVICDVGNVAACLRPEERTVLKANPVDVEDWGMLSVTFSDGTKAAVFSGDMILGGVRNLIETHTSGGALYANITPNTHMMSYQTSEEKLANVYITEKVDRKTGWQYVCLEEEWTRGYLQEIQDFMECVATGRQPLSDLALAFETIKVNYAGYWAAEEGRRVTL; encoded by the coding sequence ATGACGAAAATCAGGATCGGTCTGGCCGGCTGCGGCTTCGTTTCGGAGCTGCATATGCATGCCTACCGGCGCGTCTACGGCGTGAATGTCGAGGTCAAGGCCGTCGCGGCGCGGGGCGACCACGTCGTGGAGTTTGCCCGCCGGCATCACATCCCGACGGCGTATCGCAGTTTTGGCGACCTGATAGCCGACCGCGAGATCGATGTCGTCGACATCTGCACACCGCCCAATCTGCACGCCTCGATGATCGTCGAGGCCATGCAGGTCGGCAAGCATGTGATCTGCGAAAAGCCGTTCAGCGGCTATTTCGGGCACGATGGCGACAGGGCGCCGATCGGCAGGCACGTGCCGAAGGCGCGGATGTACCAGCGCGTGCTCGAAGAAATGGAAGCAACCCGCGCCGCAATCAACCGCACCGGCAAGCTCTTCATGTATGCCGAAGACTGGATCTACGCGCCGGCGGTGACCAAGACGGTGGAGATGCTTAAAGCCACGAAGGACAAGATCCTGTTCATGAAGGGCGAGGAGAGCCACAGCGGCTCGCATGCCGCGCATGCGGCGCAGTGGGCGATGACCGGAGGCGGCTCGCTGATCCGGATGGGATGCCATCCGCTCTCGGCGGTGCTCTATCTCAAGCAGGTTGAGGCCAAGGCGCGCGGCGAGACCATCGGCGTCGCCAGCGTGATCTGCGACGTCGGCAACGTCGCGGCCTGCCTGCGGCCGGAGGAGCGCACCGTGCTCAAGGCCAACCCGGTCGACGTCGAGGACTGGGGCATGCTGTCCGTCACTTTCTCCGACGGCACCAAGGCTGCGGTATTTTCCGGCGACATGATCCTGGGCGGCGTGCGCAACCTGATCGAAACCCATACCTCTGGTGGCGCGCTATACGCCAACATCACGCCGAACACGCACATGATGAGCTACCAGACCTCTGAGGAGAAACTCGCCAACGTCTATATTACCGAAAAGGTCGATCGCAAGACCGGCTGGCAATATGTCTGCCTCGAGGAGGAATGGACGCGCGGGTACTTGCAGGAAATCCAGGACTTCATGGAATGCGTCGCGACCGGCCGGCAGCCGCTCTCGGATCTCGCGCTCGCCTTTGAGACCATCAAGGTCAACTACGCCGGCTATTGGGCCGCGGAAGAGGGCCGCCGCGTCACGCTGTGA
- a CDS encoding DUF5107 domain-containing protein codes for MAVRVLLRICVGFAVAAFVTIAHAAEPDRVTLSEQTISWNTVKYATHADNSFVDGSFDKTQIVERTFKAHVLENRYLKVTLVPEFGGRIVSIIYKPTGHEQLYRTEVGVPYGMKAGVFYYDWLMVYGGIFPTFPDAEHGRTWLKPWDFRIVKETTSEMTVPMSLKDDFAYAAAPKQFVRGSTGIEATYYVTLKAGRAALDARVVLKNPQDIAIDYEYWTCTTLAPGSDPNHPRTTGGAEIIAPVQTYSTPHWSANLSEGDSSAGEGRFHFEKLRWFRNWPTMGIAYAAPDMQGGNFWGVINHDNEEGIIRVADNMVTPGLKMWTWGFSSFTNESDARKDPNPARPYVELWAGASDQFFHSARFPARGEVSIPETYSPTVGMRNVTHANENILVNLTATASGVDLEFFSLEPATPLRVTLKRGDAILFDDSVTADPKNGNRISTPLPAGGGEKIRLTIGTAQGNALISTETTIK; via the coding sequence ATGGCAGTTCGTGTTCTCTTACGTATCTGCGTTGGTTTCGCGGTCGCGGCGTTCGTAACCATCGCGCATGCGGCGGAACCCGACCGCGTAACTCTCAGCGAACAGACGATTTCGTGGAACACCGTCAAATACGCCACCCATGCGGATAACAGCTTCGTCGACGGCTCCTTCGACAAGACGCAAATCGTCGAGCGCACGTTCAAGGCCCACGTTCTCGAAAACCGCTACTTGAAAGTCACGCTGGTGCCCGAATTCGGCGGGCGGATTGTTTCCATCATCTACAAGCCCACCGGTCACGAACAGCTTTATCGCACCGAAGTCGGCGTTCCCTACGGCATGAAGGCCGGCGTGTTCTATTACGACTGGCTGATGGTCTATGGCGGCATCTTCCCGACGTTTCCGGATGCCGAGCACGGCCGGACCTGGCTGAAGCCGTGGGATTTCAGGATCGTGAAAGAGACCACCAGCGAGATGACGGTGCCGATGTCGCTCAAGGACGACTTTGCGTATGCCGCGGCGCCTAAACAATTTGTCAGAGGCTCGACGGGAATCGAGGCGACGTACTATGTCACGCTGAAAGCCGGTCGCGCCGCGCTCGATGCGCGCGTGGTGCTGAAGAATCCCCAGGACATCGCGATCGACTACGAATACTGGACCTGCACGACGCTGGCGCCGGGATCGGACCCCAATCATCCCCGGACGACCGGCGGCGCCGAAATTATCGCGCCGGTCCAGACCTACAGCACGCCCCACTGGTCGGCTAATCTGTCCGAAGGCGACAGCAGCGCAGGCGAGGGCAGGTTTCATTTCGAGAAACTGCGTTGGTTCAGGAACTGGCCGACGATGGGCATCGCCTACGCCGCGCCCGACATGCAGGGCGGAAATTTCTGGGGCGTGATCAACCACGACAACGAAGAAGGCATCATCCGCGTCGCCGACAACATGGTGACGCCGGGCCTGAAGATGTGGACCTGGGGATTTTCGTCGTTCACCAACGAATCCGACGCCCGCAAGGATCCGAACCCGGCGCGGCCCTACGTCGAACTATGGGCCGGCGCGTCGGACCAGTTTTTTCACAGTGCAAGATTCCCGGCGCGCGGCGAAGTCTCGATCCCGGAAACCTACAGCCCGACCGTCGGCATGCGCAATGTGACGCATGCAAACGAGAATATCCTGGTCAATCTCACGGCCACGGCATCCGGCGTGGATCTCGAGTTCTTCAGCCTTGAGCCGGCCACACCCTTGCGCGTGACGTTGAAGCGCGGCGATGCGATCCTGTTCGATGACTCGGTGACGGCTGATCCGAAAAACGGCAATCGCATTTCCACGCCACTGCCGGCCGGCGGCGGCGAGAAAATACGGCTGACGATCGGAACCGCGCAAGGCAACGCGCTGATATCAACCGAGACAACAATAAAATAG
- the murD gene encoding UDP-N-acetylmuramoyl-L-alanine--D-glutamate ligase — translation MIPVTSFAGKTVAVFGLGGSGLASCHALKAGGAEVIAGDDSADNVAKAAQAGFITADLRTISWANFSALILTPGAPLTHPAPHWSVLMARQAGCEVIGDIELFCRERRRHAPEAPFVAITGTNGKSTTTALIAHLMQVAGYDTQMGGNIGTAILSLQPPRMGRVHVVEMSSYQIDLAPSLDPSVGILLNVSEDHIDRHGTLENYAAVKARLVAGVQPKGTSIVGVDDGWCRNIADRLDRAGKHVVRISVKNPLPDGIYVEREVIVQASGGARREIAKLGGIGSLRGLHNAQNAACAAACALAIGIGTETLQSGLRSFPGLAHRMEQVGRRGNVLFVNDSKGTNADAAAHALSSFADIFWIAGGKPKLGGITSLTEYFPRIRKAYLIGEAAPEFAGTLGEKVSHEISQTLDVAVANAARDAEASGLADPVVLLSPACASFDQYRNFEIRGTKFRDLVTAMPGVKPVV, via the coding sequence TTGATCCCCGTCACTTCCTTCGCGGGCAAGACGGTCGCCGTCTTCGGCCTCGGCGGCTCGGGGCTGGCGAGTTGCCATGCGCTGAAGGCCGGCGGCGCCGAAGTGATCGCGGGCGACGACTCGGCCGACAATGTCGCCAAGGCGGCGCAGGCCGGCTTCATCACCGCCGATCTGCGCACTATTTCCTGGGCGAACTTTTCCGCATTGATCCTGACGCCCGGCGCGCCGCTGACGCATCCCGCGCCGCATTGGTCGGTGCTGATGGCGCGCCAGGCCGGCTGTGAGGTCATCGGCGACATCGAATTGTTTTGCCGCGAACGCCGCCGCCACGCGCCGGAGGCGCCGTTCGTCGCCATCACCGGCACCAACGGCAAGTCGACCACCACGGCGCTGATCGCGCATCTGATGCAGGTTGCAGGCTACGACACCCAGATGGGCGGTAACATCGGCACTGCGATCCTGTCGCTGCAGCCGCCGCGGATGGGGCGGGTGCATGTGGTCGAGATGTCGTCCTACCAGATCGATCTCGCGCCGTCGCTCGATCCGTCCGTCGGCATCCTGCTCAATGTCAGCGAAGACCATATCGATCGCCACGGCACGCTGGAAAACTACGCCGCCGTAAAGGCGCGATTGGTTGCGGGCGTGCAGCCGAAGGGCACGTCCATCGTCGGCGTCGACGACGGCTGGTGCCGCAACATCGCCGACCGGCTCGACCGGGCAGGAAAGCACGTGGTGCGGATCTCCGTGAAGAATCCGTTGCCCGACGGCATCTATGTCGAACGCGAAGTCATCGTCCAGGCATCCGGTGGCGCGCGCCGCGAAATTGCAAAGCTCGGCGGCATCGGTTCGCTGCGCGGCCTGCACAATGCGCAGAATGCCGCCTGCGCGGCGGCCTGTGCGCTCGCAATCGGTATCGGCACCGAAACCCTGCAAAGCGGCCTGCGCAGCTTTCCGGGCCTCGCGCATCGCATGGAGCAGGTCGGTCGCCGCGGCAACGTGCTGTTCGTCAACGACTCCAAGGGCACCAACGCCGATGCTGCCGCGCATGCGCTGTCGTCTTTCGCTGACATCTTCTGGATCGCCGGCGGCAAGCCGAAGCTCGGTGGTATCACCAGTCTGACCGAATACTTTCCGCGCATCCGCAAGGCCTATCTGATCGGCGAGGCCGCGCCGGAGTTTGCCGGCACGCTGGGCGAGAAGGTTTCGCACGAGATTTCGCAGACGCTGGATGTGGCGGTCGCCAACGCCGCGCGCGACGCCGAAGCGTCCGGGCTTGCCGACCCCGTAGTGCTGCTGTCGCCGGCCTGCGCCTCATTCGACCAGTACCGCAACTTCGAAATCCGCGGCACCAAGTTCCGCGATCTGGTCACCGCGATGCCGGGCGTCAAGCCGGTGGTGTAG